From a single Vicugna pacos unplaced genomic scaffold, VicPac4 scaffold_129, whole genome shotgun sequence genomic region:
- the LOC140695063 gene encoding trafficking protein particle complex subunit 9-like — MLYGEVAEQPHTDVAFNLRGLRVVEKRIDDFTESLFILPKSKWLDGDPENSGEKTPLLYILFDKEDFVGLDTDSRAL, encoded by the exons atgctgtatggggaggtggccgagcagccgcacaccgacgtggccttcaatctacgaggactgcgggtggtggagaagaggatcgacgacttcactgagtcactcttcatcttgcccaagtccaagtggctggatggggaccccgaaaattctggggagaagacccccctcctctacatcctatttgacaaggaggacttcgtgggactggacacagacagcag ggccctgtga